A single window of Rubripirellula lacrimiformis DNA harbors:
- a CDS encoding iron-sulfur cluster assembly scaffold protein produces the protein MSEQDIYEEHVLDHYEDPYHRGAYEAATHAHEADNPLCGDIVHIDLKLSKDGKIEEAWFDGSGCVISQASASMLIEKIEGKTLDEVNEFSAADMLELFGPKLTPNRQKCCLLSWRVLQSAVHAPVAADESDDDGPRFNGPSLSEES, from the coding sequence ATGTCCGAACAAGATATTTACGAAGAACACGTGCTGGACCACTACGAGGACCCTTATCACCGAGGGGCCTATGAGGCTGCCACGCACGCTCACGAGGCCGACAACCCGCTATGCGGCGACATCGTCCATATCGATTTAAAACTGTCCAAGGACGGCAAAATCGAAGAGGCCTGGTTCGACGGTTCGGGGTGTGTGATCAGCCAGGCTTCGGCATCCATGTTGATCGAAAAGATCGAAGGGAAAACACTGGACGAGGTCAATGAGTTTTCGGCCGCCGACATGCTGGAATTGTTTGGTCCCAAGCTGACCCCCAATCGCCAGAAGTGTTGTTTGTTGTCATGGCGAGTTTTGCAAAGCGCCGTGCACGCACCGGTCGCAGCGGACGAATCGGATGACGATGGTCCGCGATTCAATGGCCCCAGTCTTAGCGAAGAATCATGA
- a CDS encoding aminotransferase class V-fold PLP-dependent enzyme → MNTVTSDAISDLDVSRYRADFPILDRTAASGAKLAFLDNAASTQRPNSVVDAMSDCYRRYYANVHRGIHTLSEESTHAYEQSRKSVAKFIAAPSDRQVIFAGGATAAINTVARTWGDANLGPDDVILLTIAEHHANIVPWHQLAARTGCRVEFLPIDDQFTIADDVVVEALDRLKPKLFAFTAASNTLGTVFPVKRWTALAHDHGATVLVDAAQAAPHAVVDVQDWDIDFLAFSGHKVCGPTGIGVLYGKEPILDAMPPFMGGGGMIHKVTTGGFSCAELPEKFEAGTPPIVEAIGLAAAVEYLADIGLDRIAAHEHRLCQHADDGLRQIDGVDVVGPTPDHKGGIVSFHVDGVHAHDVSQQLDTRGIAVRAGHHCTMPLHHHLKLSATTRASFYFYNTVEEADRLIEAVREVRQKFAPSGRKRRRRSE, encoded by the coding sequence ATGAACACAGTGACATCGGATGCCATCAGCGACTTGGATGTGAGTCGCTATCGAGCCGACTTTCCGATCCTGGATCGGACAGCGGCCAGTGGTGCGAAGCTCGCATTCTTGGACAACGCCGCCAGCACACAGCGTCCCAATTCGGTCGTGGACGCGATGAGCGATTGTTATCGCCGATACTACGCCAACGTTCATCGCGGCATTCACACGCTAAGCGAAGAATCGACGCATGCGTACGAACAGTCCCGAAAATCGGTCGCCAAGTTCATCGCCGCCCCCAGCGATCGGCAAGTCATCTTTGCGGGCGGTGCGACGGCAGCCATCAACACGGTCGCGCGGACTTGGGGCGACGCCAACTTGGGTCCCGACGATGTCATCCTGCTGACCATCGCTGAACACCATGCCAACATTGTCCCGTGGCATCAGTTGGCCGCCCGCACCGGATGCCGCGTCGAGTTCTTGCCGATCGACGACCAGTTCACCATCGCGGATGATGTCGTGGTGGAAGCGCTGGACCGATTGAAACCAAAATTGTTTGCGTTCACCGCAGCCAGCAACACGTTGGGCACGGTGTTCCCGGTCAAACGTTGGACCGCGTTGGCTCATGATCATGGCGCCACGGTGTTGGTGGATGCTGCCCAAGCAGCGCCGCATGCAGTGGTCGATGTTCAGGACTGGGATATCGATTTCCTAGCGTTCAGTGGTCACAAGGTTTGTGGACCAACTGGCATCGGAGTCCTGTATGGCAAGGAACCGATCTTGGACGCCATGCCTCCGTTCATGGGCGGCGGCGGGATGATCCATAAAGTCACAACGGGCGGGTTCAGTTGCGCCGAACTGCCGGAGAAATTCGAAGCCGGTACTCCACCGATCGTCGAAGCCATCGGCTTGGCCGCCGCGGTGGAATACCTCGCCGACATCGGGCTCGATCGCATCGCTGCTCACGAACATCGTTTGTGCCAGCACGCTGATGATGGACTTCGCCAAATCGATGGTGTGGACGTGGTTGGACCAACGCCCGATCACAAAGGCGGCATCGTCAGCTTCCACGTCGACGGTGTTCATGCCCATGACGTGTCTCAGCAATTGGACACGCGAGGCATCGCAGTCCGGGCCGGACACCATTGCACGATGCCACTGCATCATCACTTGAAATTATCAGCCACGACTCGTGCAAGTTTTTACTTTTACAACACGGTCGAAGAAGCCGACCGGTTGATCGAAGCGGTGCGAGAAGTACGCCAGAAGTTCGCACCATCCGGACGAAAACGCCGTCGACGCAGCGAGTGA
- a CDS encoding aldo/keto reductase: MPPTASESIVTFGLWPLAGITTMGVTAQDADDTMAAAIESGITAFDTALSYGFDGESDRLLGRFIRADRDRFTVTGKVGQRWSSDRQRVVDGRPETLAADAETSLRRIGIEQFDVLMLHSPDPAVPLESSAEAMDNLVQRGLAKRTGICNVDVQQLRTFASSAACSAVQCPLNLLQSDSLNELIPTAAELGSEVHVFWALMKGLLAGKISRDHVFAEGDSRSGYEIFQGERRRHAHDVIDAMQPIAESNGCTIAQLSIGWAASQPGVTSVLAGGRRPDQVRELAAAKRLSPEIVDQLNRLVNPA, encoded by the coding sequence ATGCCACCGACCGCATCCGAATCGATCGTTACCTTTGGACTTTGGCCGCTGGCCGGCATCACGACGATGGGCGTCACGGCCCAAGATGCCGATGACACGATGGCCGCCGCGATCGAATCCGGGATCACCGCTTTCGATACCGCGCTGAGCTACGGATTCGATGGCGAAAGTGATCGACTGCTGGGACGCTTCATTCGTGCCGATCGCGATCGGTTCACGGTAACCGGAAAAGTGGGCCAGCGTTGGTCCAGTGACCGCCAACGCGTCGTCGATGGCCGCCCGGAAACTTTAGCTGCCGACGCCGAGACATCGTTGCGGCGGATCGGCATCGAACAATTCGATGTGTTGATGTTGCATTCGCCTGATCCCGCGGTCCCGCTGGAGTCATCGGCCGAAGCGATGGACAACCTGGTCCAACGTGGGCTCGCGAAACGCACCGGGATTTGCAACGTTGATGTCCAGCAACTGAGAACGTTCGCCAGTTCCGCGGCGTGCAGTGCGGTTCAATGCCCGTTGAATTTGCTGCAATCGGATTCCTTGAACGAACTGATTCCGACTGCTGCAGAGTTGGGTAGCGAAGTCCATGTGTTCTGGGCACTGATGAAGGGACTGCTGGCCGGCAAGATCTCTCGCGATCATGTGTTCGCCGAGGGCGATAGTCGTAGCGGTTACGAAATCTTTCAAGGCGAACGTCGTCGCCACGCCCACGACGTCATCGACGCGATGCAGCCCATCGCCGAATCGAATGGATGCACCATCGCCCAACTGTCGATCGGCTGGGCCGCTTCCCAGCCCGGCGTGACGTCGGTGCTTGCCGGTGGCCGACGGCCGGACCAAGTACGCGAACTCGCTGCAGCCAAGCGATTGTCACCCGAGATCGTCGACCAGCTGAATCGTCTCGTGAACCCGGCCTGA
- a CDS encoding response regulator, giving the protein MLIPNLLITDDDAAFRQVLCEGLVRRGFRVTEATDGQEALDVLGSHEVHVCLIDFHMPRMSGLDVLRHLHSAGQSLPCVLMSADLDDDIRREAAAMRAYRVLDKPVRLKQLSDVVCGALADVYGWRPS; this is encoded by the coding sequence ATGTTGATTCCCAATCTGCTGATAACCGACGACGATGCGGCGTTCCGTCAAGTTCTTTGCGAAGGCTTGGTTCGGCGGGGGTTTCGTGTGACTGAGGCGACTGACGGACAAGAGGCCCTGGATGTGCTGGGCAGCCACGAAGTCCACGTCTGTCTGATCGATTTCCATATGCCACGAATGTCCGGACTGGACGTTCTAAGGCATCTGCATAGTGCTGGCCAATCGTTGCCTTGCGTGTTGATGAGCGCCGATCTGGACGACGATATCCGGCGGGAAGCGGCAGCGATGCGAGCCTACCGTGTCCTGGACAAGCCTGTCCGTCTGAAACAGCTTAGCGACGTGGTGTGCGGAGCGCTGGCGGATGTCTACGGTTGGCGGCCTAGCTAG
- a CDS encoding AAA family ATPase translates to MTPPATPPKTEKNAQIDSPAAVSELAKRIIGNVELAIVGKRKQLVLSLVTWLSGGHVLLEDVPGVAKTMLARALARSVGCQFKRVQCTPDLLPTDVTGTSIFNQKTSEFEFRPGPVFTQILLADEINRATPRTQASLLEAMAETRVTVDGTTHTLAPPFIVIATQNPVDHEGTFPLPEAQLDRFMMRFSLGYPSMKEELRMLELLQFGHPVDRLKPVATADEIVAASEAVRKVHVDPRVRQYLLQIVSETRTHEDLALGGSPRATIALFRCAQAMAAIQGRSYVLPDDVKRIIAPVLNHRLIVRPESRLRKVTTEKILDEIVSEIAVPTIETG, encoded by the coding sequence ATGACACCGCCGGCAACGCCTCCGAAGACCGAAAAAAACGCTCAAATCGATTCGCCGGCCGCTGTGAGCGAGCTGGCCAAGCGAATCATCGGCAATGTCGAATTGGCAATCGTCGGCAAAAGAAAGCAACTGGTACTGTCACTGGTGACATGGCTGTCAGGCGGGCATGTGCTGCTCGAAGACGTTCCGGGGGTCGCCAAGACAATGCTAGCTCGGGCCCTGGCACGCAGTGTTGGCTGCCAATTCAAACGGGTCCAGTGCACCCCCGACCTGCTGCCCACGGACGTCACCGGAACGTCAATTTTCAACCAGAAAACCAGCGAATTCGAGTTCCGGCCGGGGCCTGTGTTCACTCAGATCCTATTGGCCGACGAGATCAACCGAGCCACTCCGCGTACTCAGGCGTCGCTGTTGGAAGCGATGGCGGAAACTCGCGTTACCGTCGACGGCACCACCCACACGTTGGCCCCACCCTTCATCGTGATTGCCACCCAGAATCCGGTCGATCACGAGGGGACTTTCCCGTTGCCAGAGGCCCAGTTGGACCGCTTCATGATGCGTTTCAGTCTGGGGTATCCGTCGATGAAGGAAGAACTGCGGATGCTGGAATTATTGCAGTTCGGCCATCCCGTCGATCGTCTGAAACCGGTCGCGACCGCGGACGAGATCGTGGCCGCGTCGGAGGCCGTCCGCAAGGTCCACGTGGACCCGCGAGTTCGGCAGTACCTATTGCAGATCGTCAGCGAGACCCGGACGCACGAAGACCTGGCCTTGGGCGGCAGCCCACGGGCAACAATCGCACTGTTCCGATGTGCCCAAGCGATGGCCGCGATCCAAGGACGCAGTTACGTCCTGCCCGACGATGTCAAACGTATCATTGCACCGGTCTTGAATCACCGACTGATCGTGCGTCCGGAAAGTCGTCTGCGGAAAGTCACGACCGAAAAGATTCTGGACGAAATTGTCAGCGAGATTGCTGTCCCCACCATCGAAACCGGCTAA
- a CDS encoding DUF58 domain-containing protein: MPPLETHQTNDSGLLDGFDEIDQQLLSRVHRSVEQRVASDSSGSPRFAVIAGIAAVLLMGMLFGASLWVLVAIAAGLLVAANYFLAKTWATATVATRSGADDEVKIGSHIQVQLNFHNRSRIPVLWLLAEDLLPRWTTQSAHPTLAVEGERIAVMMLWPNENRTMEYQIHCHRRGYFQVGPTVLETGDMMGLYRRYRVGTDPQYVTVLPEVVPLTTYEIGSRRPIGEIRMRESVMDDPTRLRGIRQWQIGDPMRSVHWAATARTGVLHSKIYEPSSIIGATLVLDLHETTTPTKHEPFRSDLAVTAAASIAAALHEAGEPFALATNGRDASDRIRQEGWDGDHRVRGAAAAAAAMKEKNDRLRPVIIPTGRGPVQFQEIHRTLARLERTGGLTLAELLIECESQIAADTTLLVIVQIATPETIAALVSLARRGRAVAVIINTHDINDYSASAGPLIASRIPTFHLADQESVANICRQTLAR; this comes from the coding sequence ATGCCCCCACTAGAAACGCATCAAACGAACGACTCCGGTTTGCTGGACGGCTTTGATGAAATCGACCAGCAACTGCTGTCGCGAGTTCACCGGAGTGTCGAACAACGCGTTGCATCGGATTCGTCCGGGTCGCCCCGGTTCGCAGTCATCGCTGGAATTGCCGCTGTCCTGTTGATGGGCATGTTGTTCGGCGCATCGCTGTGGGTGCTGGTCGCGATCGCCGCTGGATTGCTGGTTGCCGCCAATTATTTCCTGGCCAAGACCTGGGCGACCGCGACGGTTGCCACAAGATCCGGCGCCGACGACGAAGTCAAAATTGGGTCGCACATCCAGGTTCAACTGAACTTTCACAATCGTAGCCGGATCCCGGTGCTGTGGTTATTGGCCGAGGATCTATTGCCACGTTGGACGACTCAGTCGGCACACCCAACACTGGCGGTCGAAGGCGAACGGATCGCCGTGATGATGCTATGGCCAAACGAAAACCGTACGATGGAGTACCAGATTCATTGTCATCGCCGCGGCTATTTCCAAGTCGGGCCGACGGTGTTGGAAACCGGCGACATGATGGGACTGTATCGGCGTTATCGTGTCGGCACGGATCCACAATACGTGACCGTGTTGCCAGAAGTTGTGCCGCTGACGACCTACGAAATCGGTTCACGGCGACCGATCGGCGAAATCCGTATGCGTGAAAGCGTGATGGATGACCCGACACGCCTGCGTGGCATCCGCCAATGGCAGATCGGCGACCCAATGCGAAGCGTTCACTGGGCCGCGACGGCGCGGACGGGGGTGCTGCACAGCAAGATCTACGAGCCATCGTCCATCATCGGTGCCACCTTGGTCCTAGATCTGCACGAAACGACGACACCGACCAAACATGAACCGTTCCGCAGCGATTTGGCCGTGACAGCGGCCGCGTCCATTGCCGCAGCTCTGCACGAGGCCGGAGAACCATTCGCACTGGCCACCAACGGACGTGACGCGTCAGACCGGATTCGCCAAGAAGGTTGGGACGGGGATCACCGGGTACGCGGTGCGGCCGCTGCCGCAGCAGCGATGAAGGAAAAAAACGACCGACTGCGGCCAGTGATCATCCCGACGGGACGCGGCCCCGTGCAGTTTCAAGAAATCCATCGAACGTTGGCCCGACTGGAACGGACCGGTGGTCTGACCTTGGCCGAACTGTTGATCGAATGTGAATCACAGATTGCCGCCGACACCACACTGTTGGTGATCGTGCAAATTGCGACGCCGGAAACCATCGCGGCGCTGGTGTCGTTGGCCCGCCGCGGTCGTGCGGTCGCCGTCATCATCAACACACACGACATCAATGACTACAGCGCATCGGCTGGCCCCCTCATCGCCAGCCGCATCCCCACCTTCCATCTGGCCGACCAAGAAAGCGTCGCCAACATCTGCCGCCAAACCCTAGCCCGCTAA
- the tyrS gene encoding tyrosine--tRNA ligase: protein MPNTNLLDDLRWRGLIHQCTDEVGLAKLLASGPQTLYIGFDPTASSLHVGGLMQLMMLRRFQKAGHRPIALVGGATGMIGDPSGKSEERNLLSAEKLQENVDGVAAQMRMLLDFDGSDGAMLLNNFDWMKGYSYLEFLRDVGKNFPVGAMMGKESVRSRLDSEAGLSYTEFSYMLLQAYDFVHLSKTHGCLIQAGGSDQWGNITAGIDLGRRMIGKQLFGVTAPLLTTSDGKKMGKTEKGAVWLDPNRTSPYEFYQYWKTVDDADVMRCIAYLTEIEKDEHDALTEATANDPGKRQAQVRLAQWMTQLLHGDEGLATAERASEILFGGEIGTATDATLGAIFADVPSQEVERSKLDGEGYWIVEALQASGLVSSGGEARRAIKEGGVYLNNVRATDEKQRLTTADLASETVMVLRRGKRKYSLLKFS, encoded by the coding sequence ATGCCGAACACAAACCTTCTAGACGACCTCCGATGGCGTGGCCTGATTCATCAATGCACGGACGAGGTCGGGCTCGCGAAGCTGTTGGCGTCCGGACCACAAACGCTGTACATCGGCTTCGACCCGACGGCATCCAGTCTGCATGTTGGCGGGCTGATGCAGTTGATGATGCTGCGTCGATTCCAAAAAGCCGGACACCGACCGATCGCGCTGGTCGGCGGTGCGACCGGGATGATCGGTGACCCCAGTGGCAAAAGCGAAGAACGGAATCTTTTGTCAGCCGAGAAATTGCAAGAGAACGTCGATGGCGTGGCGGCGCAAATGCGCATGTTGCTGGACTTCGACGGCAGCGACGGTGCGATGCTGTTGAACAACTTTGATTGGATGAAGGGATACTCGTACTTGGAATTCCTTCGCGACGTTGGCAAGAACTTCCCCGTCGGTGCGATGATGGGGAAAGAATCGGTGCGCTCGCGATTGGATAGCGAAGCTGGGCTTAGCTACACCGAATTCAGCTACATGCTGCTGCAAGCCTACGATTTCGTTCACTTGTCGAAAACTCATGGCTGTTTGATCCAAGCCGGTGGCAGTGACCAATGGGGCAACATCACCGCCGGTATCGATCTGGGCCGCCGCATGATCGGCAAACAGTTGTTTGGCGTGACGGCGCCGCTGTTGACGACCAGCGATGGCAAGAAGATGGGCAAGACCGAAAAGGGTGCCGTTTGGTTGGACCCGAATCGAACCAGTCCTTACGAGTTCTACCAGTACTGGAAAACCGTCGACGACGCCGATGTGATGCGATGCATCGCCTACCTGACGGAAATCGAGAAGGATGAACACGACGCACTGACCGAAGCAACCGCGAACGACCCTGGCAAACGTCAAGCTCAAGTGCGGTTGGCCCAGTGGATGACTCAGCTCCTGCACGGCGACGAAGGTCTGGCGACTGCCGAACGAGCGTCAGAGATCCTCTTTGGTGGCGAGATCGGTACCGCGACGGATGCCACGTTGGGCGCCATCTTCGCCGACGTCCCCAGCCAAGAAGTCGAACGATCCAAGTTGGACGGCGAAGGATACTGGATCGTCGAAGCGCTGCAGGCATCGGGATTGGTATCCAGTGGCGGCGAAGCACGCCGAGCGATCAAAGAAGGCGGCGTATACCTCAACAACGTCCGCGCCACCGACGAAAAACAACGACTGACCACAGCAGACCTAGCCAGCGAAACCGTGATGGTATTGCGCCGAGGCAAACGCAAATACAGCCTGCTAAAGTTCTCTTGA
- the ispD gene encoding 2-C-methyl-D-erythritol 4-phosphate cytidylyltransferase — protein sequence MHDPSHQPPTIGAIAVVMPAAGSGQRFGSAQNKLFAMLAGKPLWYRSAAALRAQTLVGRIVMPVSAADRVVFQNQFAGLVAELGIELVGGGDERSDSVRAGMMVLVDDPQVRWIAVHDAARPLVTDSDLTAVFDVAAQTGAAILGMPVPGTIKRAVGENEATARTQTVDRRDLYVALTPQVFSTGLLKQAYQKHNGRPATDDAELVERIGHAVAIVPGRSDNLKITYPEDLLVAEAILAGRTKITADNDPSERT from the coding sequence GTGCACGATCCTTCTCATCAGCCGCCCACGATCGGGGCGATCGCCGTCGTGATGCCAGCGGCCGGCAGCGGACAGCGATTTGGCAGTGCCCAAAACAAGCTGTTTGCGATGTTGGCTGGCAAACCGCTATGGTACCGATCCGCGGCCGCGCTGCGTGCTCAGACGCTGGTTGGACGCATCGTCATGCCGGTCTCGGCGGCCGATCGTGTCGTCTTCCAGAACCAGTTCGCCGGCCTCGTGGCGGAATTGGGAATCGAATTGGTCGGTGGTGGCGATGAGCGGTCGGACAGTGTGCGAGCCGGAATGATGGTGCTTGTCGATGACCCCCAAGTACGCTGGATCGCGGTGCACGACGCCGCCCGTCCGCTAGTGACGGACAGCGATTTAACGGCGGTTTTTGATGTGGCTGCACAAACCGGTGCAGCGATCCTGGGCATGCCGGTGCCCGGTACGATCAAGCGGGCGGTGGGAGAAAACGAGGCCACGGCGCGAACCCAAACGGTCGATCGACGTGACCTTTATGTTGCCCTGACCCCGCAGGTCTTCTCCACCGGGTTGTTGAAACAGGCCTATCAAAAGCACAATGGTCGACCTGCCACCGACGATGCCGAATTGGTCGAGCGGATTGGGCACGCCGTGGCAATCGTTCCCGGGCGATCCGATAACCTGAAAATTACCTATCCCGAAGACTTGCTGGTCGCAGAAGCAATCTTGGCCGGACGGACCAAAATAACGGCCGACAACGATCCGTCCGAACGGACCTAG
- a CDS encoding DNA translocase FtsK, translating into MSAIPAESSEDGFEREPNLVRDIAAIALVALTLIMVVSVVTRSAADPVDTPIWPVSEFYSPDLVVYPPNDAITNACGYWGALLSSLLFDAIGLATALVIAGCGGVATALLIRGRLNAPVLRSLGGTITVLATATAASLSHAAIEGMPVVGAGGYLGAMTSTWLLQHFAPAGGWILTLTLIAVGLLLTTDYALLYAGQKIVAKSAFLSRRSMRRAVDVLPGKRLRKPFTDVEEPITLDTENEAVEPAATSDSVDVIDPDKPAPADAASQDGPKIKFNRAKKIGQAAADAAAALVPASDSEAETDEYDDGDWEDEEEEPVAQSPTREIQLEDETVTVRQDGAHEIAAPKSDPKVRAPKQKDKKDPRAEFLNNVKESAPSGLDDYTLPPLELLQQSDDVCYEDQLQEVRRKAQILEETFRDFNFNIRVVEIETGPVIAQYEIELEAGLRLSKITGLADDLAIALRVPSVRIVAPIPGKNTVGIEVPNETRQVVMLRDVIEESDTRSAKMNIPVFLGKDVSGNPMVVDLAKMPHLLIAGRTGTGKSVCLNTIISSILMCCRPDEVRMLMIDPKMVELSGYGRLPHLMHPVITDMKKAEAILAWAVEKMEERYSLLAKVGVRHINSFNDLGREEILRRLEIDEADEPTDVPDKLPFIVIVADEMADLMMTAGKDVETHIIRLAQKSRAVGIHLILATQKPTVDVITGLIKSNLPARLSFQVASKTDSRVVLDENGADKLLGNGDMLFLWPGTSTLIRGQGTYLSDDEIDAVCAHCSQSEQNFVGELMNLKIETEGEAGEGTSMEAIKKRDELYDSAIEVVIREGRGSCSLLQRCLGIGYGRAAKLIDFMAEDGIVGDYNGSKAREVVMTMPQWQALQGLETDDELADDEEDDEVEEQEEEYEDESEYEDIEE; encoded by the coding sequence ATGTCGGCCATTCCTGCTGAATCGTCCGAGGATGGATTCGAACGCGAACCGAACCTAGTTCGGGATATCGCCGCTATCGCATTGGTGGCGTTGACCCTGATCATGGTCGTGTCCGTCGTTACTCGCAGCGCCGCAGATCCCGTCGACACGCCGATCTGGCCGGTCAGCGAGTTCTATTCGCCCGACCTGGTTGTCTATCCACCCAACGACGCGATCACGAACGCCTGTGGCTATTGGGGGGCGTTGTTGTCGTCCCTGCTGTTCGATGCGATCGGGCTGGCGACGGCCTTGGTGATCGCCGGCTGTGGGGGGGTGGCGACAGCATTGTTGATTCGCGGACGGCTCAATGCGCCCGTGCTGCGTTCGTTGGGCGGGACCATCACGGTTCTGGCAACGGCGACCGCAGCATCGCTTTCGCATGCCGCCATCGAAGGCATGCCCGTGGTCGGCGCCGGTGGATACCTCGGCGCGATGACTTCGACATGGTTGCTGCAGCACTTTGCGCCCGCCGGTGGTTGGATTTTGACGTTGACGTTGATCGCGGTGGGACTGCTGCTGACGACCGATTATGCGCTGCTATATGCCGGTCAAAAGATTGTTGCCAAAAGCGCCTTCCTGTCGCGTCGGTCGATGCGGCGAGCCGTCGATGTGTTGCCCGGCAAACGGCTGCGGAAACCATTTACCGATGTGGAAGAACCGATCACGTTGGATACCGAAAACGAAGCCGTTGAACCTGCTGCGACCAGTGATTCGGTGGATGTGATCGATCCGGACAAGCCAGCCCCGGCCGACGCCGCCAGCCAAGACGGGCCGAAGATCAAGTTCAATCGCGCTAAAAAGATTGGGCAAGCCGCTGCCGATGCCGCCGCGGCGCTAGTTCCGGCCTCGGACAGCGAAGCTGAAACCGATGAATATGATGACGGTGATTGGGAGGACGAAGAAGAGGAACCTGTCGCGCAGTCGCCAACTCGCGAGATCCAGTTGGAGGACGAAACCGTTACGGTGCGTCAGGACGGAGCTCACGAAATCGCGGCTCCCAAGAGTGATCCGAAGGTGCGTGCGCCCAAGCAGAAGGACAAGAAAGATCCGCGGGCTGAATTTTTAAACAATGTCAAAGAGTCCGCGCCGTCGGGGCTGGATGACTACACGCTGCCGCCGCTGGAATTGTTGCAGCAAAGCGACGACGTGTGTTACGAAGACCAATTGCAGGAGGTCCGTCGCAAAGCACAAATCCTGGAGGAAACCTTCCGCGATTTCAATTTCAACATCCGAGTCGTCGAGATCGAAACCGGTCCGGTGATCGCGCAGTACGAGATCGAATTGGAAGCCGGTTTGCGACTCAGCAAAATCACTGGCTTGGCCGACGACTTGGCGATCGCATTGCGAGTTCCCAGTGTTCGGATCGTTGCGCCGATCCCTGGCAAAAACACCGTCGGCATCGAAGTCCCCAACGAAACTCGCCAGGTCGTGATGCTGCGTGACGTGATCGAGGAATCGGACACCCGCAGTGCCAAAATGAACATCCCTGTCTTCTTGGGCAAGGACGTTTCGGGGAACCCGATGGTGGTCGATCTAGCCAAGATGCCTCACCTGTTGATCGCCGGCCGAACCGGTACGGGGAAATCGGTATGTTTGAATACGATCATCTCGTCCATCCTGATGTGCTGCCGTCCCGACGAAGTTCGGATGTTGATGATCGACCCCAAGATGGTCGAACTGTCCGGCTATGGCCGACTGCCACACTTGATGCACCCGGTGATCACGGACATGAAGAAGGCCGAGGCGATCTTGGCATGGGCTGTCGAGAAGATGGAGGAGCGGTATTCGCTGCTAGCCAAGGTGGGCGTGCGTCACATCAATAGTTTCAACGATCTGGGCCGCGAAGAGATTCTGCGGCGTTTGGAGATCGACGAGGCGGATGAACCGACCGACGTGCCTGACAAGCTGCCCTTCATCGTCATCGTGGCTGACGAGATGGCGGACTTGATGATGACCGCGGGCAAGGACGTGGAAACCCATATCATCCGGCTTGCACAAAAGAGTCGTGCGGTCGGGATCCACCTGATCCTGGCGACCCAGAAACCTACCGTCGACGTCATCACCGGTTTGATCAAAAGTAACCTGCCGGCACGCTTGAGTTTTCAAGTGGCATCCAAGACGGACAGCCGAGTCGTGTTGGACGAAAACGGTGCCGACAAGCTGTTGGGCAACGGGGACATGCTGTTCCTATGGCCAGGCACCAGCACGTTGATTCGCGGACAAGGCACCTACCTATCGGACGACGAGATTGACGCGGTCTGTGCACACTGTAGCCAAAGCGAACAGAACTTCGTCGGCGAACTGATGAATCTGAAGATTGAAACCGAAGGCGAAGCCGGCGAAGGCACGTCGATGGAAGCGATCAAGAAACGCGACGAGCTTTATGACAGTGCGATCGAGGTGGTCATTCGCGAAGGACGTGGGTCCTGTTCGCTGCTGCAACGCTGCTTGGGGATTGGTTACGGTCGCGCGGCGAAACTGATCGACTTCATGGCCGAAGACGGCATTGTGGGCGATTACAACGGCAGCAAAGCGCGAGAGGTCGTGATGACGATGCCGCAGTGGCAGGCGCTTCAGGGATTGGAAACGGACGACGAGCTGGCGGACGACGAAGAAGATGATGAGGTCGAGGAACAGGAAGAAGAGTACGAAGACGAAAGTGAGTACGAGGACATCGAGGAATAG